The Balaenoptera ricei isolate mBalRic1 chromosome X, mBalRic1.hap2, whole genome shotgun sequence region GGTAACAGACTAATGGTATAGAAGCAATTTCCCCTAGGAaaacaccattttttaaattgaagtatagttgatttacaatattgtgttagtttcaggtgtacagcaaagtgattccattatatatgtacatatatatatattctttttcagattcttttccattatagtttattacaagatattgaatatagttccctgtgctatatagtacacccttgttgtttacctattttatatatggtagtttgcatctgttaatcctatactcccaatttatctcttcccccactttcccctttggtaaccataagtatgtcttctatgtctgtgagtctgtttctgttttgtaaataagttcatttgtactattttttagatgccacatgtaagtgatatcatacaatatatgtctttctctgtctgacttacttcacttagtatgataatctctaggtccatccatgttgctgcaaatggcgttatttcattcattttatggctgagtaatattccattatatatatatatatacacatatatatacatatatgtgtatatatatatatcacatcttctttatccattcatctgttgatggacatttaggttgcttccatgtcttgactgttgtaaatagtgctgctatgaacattcgggtgcatgtatctttttgaattagagtttttgtcttttctggatatatatccaggagtgggattgctggatcatatgataactctatttttagttttttaagaaacctccatactgttctccatagtggctgcaccaatttacattcctaacaacagtgtaggagggttcccttttctccacaccctctccagcatttattatttgtagactttttgattatggccattctaaccagtgtgaggtgatacctcgttgtagttttgatttgcatttctctaatgattagcaatattgagcatcttttcatgtgcctgttggccatctgtatgtcttctttagagaaatgtctatttaggtcttctacccattttttgattcggCTGTTTGTTTTGATatggagttgtatgagctgttagcatattttggaaattaatcctttgttggttgcatcatttgcaaatattttctcccagtctgtaggttgtcttttggttttgtttatggtttcctttgctgtgcaaaagtttatgtttgattaggtcccatttgtttatttttgcttttatttcttttgccttgggagactgacctaagaaaatattgctacgatttatgtctgagaatgaggaaaacagcattttaaaaggtatttgttGGTCTAAGCATGAAGCACAGGCCACTTTTATAAGAATCAGCTGGGCTCTTGTTAAAATTGCAACTTTTAAGACCTTACCCTAGACCTTTCCCTGGAGTTTGAGgctcaggaatctgtattttgaaCAATTTCTCTGGTAGATTCTGATGTTCACTatagtttgagaactgctggatAGCAAATGTCcaagatttctttaaatattttgcataCTGTGATCTCTGATTCCAATGTCAATTGGTTTTGCCATTCAACTTtaattatgtttctgttttggtgtATCTGGTAGATAACAATTGAGACATGCAGCACTTGTTTACTGAGTCCTTAAGACAGGAAAGGCCCTTCCCCTTATGGGGTTTACATTCTCTTTTggatacacataaaataaaaaataactaatgTAATTTCAATGGGTGAAGaatgccatgaagaaaataaaaaagagaaatgggatcaaaaataacatttatggaGAAGGCAGTCAAGGATTTCCAGGGCCACCCAGTTTGACAACTTCAAAGACCATCACTTACTTTGACTACACCGTACATGATGATCCCTGGAGCTGTGCCATACTTTGTCACTAGAGAAAGCCATGCTATGGACGTGACTTTTCAGCTGAGACTTGGATGATAAGAAAGAGCTGAGTGTGTGAAGAACCTTTGATATTAGCCTAAGGAACAGCACACTCTGAAGTGGGAGTGAGTATGACTTGTTCccgaaaaagacaaaaaccagtGTGGGAGCCTGGTGGGAAAAGTGGGGAGAGTTGTGAGAGACAAAGCAGAAAGAAAGCTATTGTAAGATATGGGAAAAAAACTCAGGCCTAGCAGGCAATTTTACCACATTTCCATAGTCAGTATACTTTTTCAATATCTGAGACCACTGGGGCACAACATCTATTCTGTGCACAAACCTTCAACACTCTCTCACACCTCAACATTCTCAACTGCTCTTTTGGCTTCttgcttctttggaaaaataaatgctaTCACAGAAGAGATTGTCTATATGTCCCCCAGCACCAAACATACCAATTTATCTGCCTCAGCACCTATGCTCCCTACTTTCCCTGCAGTGACAAATCTTCCTATGGTAGCCCTTCTCCTTGCAATGGATCACCTACTCCAGGACTCTGATTgtgtgattatccccattttcccttGAGCCAGCAATATTCCTCTTTCTACTAGATGAGTGAATATATGCATGAATGAACAAACAGGTGAACTCATGAAAGATTTGAGAGTTGGGTTGGGGGTATAGAGGGAAGTGTTAGTGTGATTCTCAGATGTTTCACCTGATTATCTGTGTGACAGGTAGTGATATTAACTGGGATGAGCAACACGTAATGGATCCTTTCTGGAGGGAACATGATGGGCCATCCTGATTTCTCAGTACCTTTGTATACCCAAGTGGGAATGTTAAGAATGCAGCAAGATATTTAGATCAGAGACTGAGCTAGAGAGGGAAATGCAGGAATCATATGTGGATGGACAGCAATTGAAGATATAAGTATAGATGAGATGGCTGCCAAAGGAGAGAACATGGCATGAAAGGGAAAGGTGGGCATGTGCTTTACAAGCCTGAGGAGACCCAAAGCTTTCACCTCTGGCTGTCCTTCAGACTCAGGCAAGTAGGAAGTGAAAACTaatgcagagttgtaaatggccTGGCTAAGACTGAATGAGTTCCCCAGCAAGGACCAATCTGCAAAGACTGGGagagtgtttcttcttttttcttcttctttaacttTTATTGACTCCAGGTATTTAAAGTAACTGTCAAAACGTCAGCTGACCACTAAGCTTAGGCAACAGACTTTAATGGACACACATgataaagaatacagactttacaaaaatagttttaaaaaatcactaaacaAACAATCAACCACAAACCACAACAGCCAGCAACAACAAAtcttggggagagggaagaatatGATTCCCAGAGGCACCACATagtaatattcaaaatgtccagtttcaataacaaaaaattatgaggcaAGCAAATAAAGTACAGCttattcacaggaaaaaaattaatagaaactgTCTCTCAAAACtgtaaatcagggcttccctggtggtgcagtggttaagaatccgcctgccagtgcaggggacacgggtttgagccctggtccgggaagatcccacatgccgcggagcaactaagcctgtgcaccacaactactgagcctgcactctagagcccacgagccacaactactgaccctgcatgccacaactactgaggcccacgtgcctagaacccgtgctccgccacaagagaagccaccgcaatgagaagcctgcacacctcaatcaagagtagcccctgcttgccccaactagagaaagaccgtgcgcagcaacgaagacccaacgcagccaaaaataaaataaataaatttatatatattaaaaaaagactttaaatcaactgCCTTTAATATGAGCAAAATGGTAAAGGAAAAAGAGCTAAAATAAACCAGGTGAATGATGTTTCGCCAAATAGGGGATATCAATAAACAGgaagaaattatataaaaaaaaaaccaatagaaattctggagctgaaaagtacagtagctgaaatgaaaaattcagtagcAAGGTTCAACATCAGATGTAGACAGTCAGCAGAAAGAATCAGGGAACTTTAAGATAAGTCTATTGAAATTACCCAGTctgaggagcaaaaagaaaaaggagaaagagagaaagaagaaagattatttgaagaaatgataggtaaaacttttaaaatttaaggacagtcacaaatacacacatccaagaagctcaacaaatttAAAGCAGGATACACTCACCAAGACACATTACAGTCAAATTctcaaaaccaaagacaaagagagtaTCCTGAAAGCAGCAGTAGGCATCAGGTTTTATTTGGACCCTGGTCCAGGCAAActgttaaaaataactataacagAATTGGGAACTTGAACACGGATTGGACATAAAATGGTACTAATGGATGATTAAttgttaggtgtgataatggtattatgATTGTCAGTAAAAAAGAGTCCTTGTAGATGTGCACTTTGAAATACTTATGCACAAAGTGATATtatatctgggatttgcttcaaaaataATCTCTAAGGGTGGGAAGTGGGTAAGGATATAGATGAAATAAGATCGACCATGAGTTGTTCCAGTACACTTCCAGTTGTTATGTACACTGGGTGATGAGTACATTGcctttcattatactattctattTTTGCATGTTTGAAATTCTTCCATAACAAAAGATAATGTAAACTATAAATAGAAGgaatttttaatcaaaaataggaacaaaacaATAAAGTGTTAAGAATAATTAGAAACAATTCCATCTCCTTGATTCATTTCCTGTTGCCCCCACCATGCATTTGTGTATAGAGAAAACGAGAAAACGGTGGGCATTGGTAACAAGGAGGACAacagtttgggggtggggtgtttGAGGCACCTTGCTCATCATAGATAttcttgcattaattttgtttttttagaatatTGCATTAAAGTGCTATTTATCTTCAGTACAGAGGGGTTTTGCACACCCTAAAATGTTACGCCTGAATCCTGGCAGGTGGAGGGGTGTATCCTGGGAGCAGAGGAGGGCAAAGGCAAGTCCCCAGAAGAGCAGTGGGAATGGCCAGTGGCCCCCTGGGAAGATACTGCCCTTCCACGGCCGTTAGAGAAAGGCCCAGGAACACACAAAGAAAGGAGAGCTTCGGGGCCCAGGCCGGTGCCTGGACAAGTGACACGGGGGACAGGGGGAGGTGAGCACCGCCGGCTCTTCGCGACCCCACGGGGCAGAAGGGGGGCGGTGCGAAGGCGTGGCGTCCCGCGGTGACGGAGGGCACACGTGAACGGCCCGCGCCGACTGGCGCTCGGCCCGCTCTAGTGGTAGACCAAGCTGTTGCTCGCTGTCTTCTCGGTCCCTGCGGGAGTGCGAGCTGGGGGCGGCCCCCAAGAGTACGAGGCGCGGGGGCAGCAGGTAAGGAACCCGGAGGGGGGTCCGCAGAGGTGGCGTTGGCGAGCGGACACGGCCTGCGGACCCCTCCCTGGGGGTCCGGTTGCCCCGGGGCGGAGACCGCAGCCCCCATGCCCCCTGCGGCCTGGCGTTTGGCCACAGAAAACGGTAGGCCTTCTCTGGGGGCGGGCCGCGCGGCCCTGAGGCGACGGCCTGCTTCTCGCAACACAGCGAGCTTTTCCgacgcccccgccccgccccgccccgccccccttcTTCTCGGGGTAGAAAATGGTGGTCGGCGCGGGGGCGGCTGAGGTTGGGAGCGGGGGACGCTGGGTGGGGGTGGCCGGGGGGTGGGAGATGCGGGGCCGAGAAGGGGCCGAGCGTCCGGATGCAGcagccccccttcccccacccttacTCTCTGCAGGTCTGCGAGTGGAAGTGTCGCGGCGGCGCACTTGCAGCAAGAATCGGGAGGAGCAGGAGACCGCGAGGATAGGCCCAGGTCGGTGCGGGGGACAGTGGGCAGGTGGGGGGAACGTGTGGATAGCCCTAAGACCCCCCCAAATGCTCCCCCCTACCCCGTCCTCCATTTTGGTGCCTGCAGAGACGTGGGCATGGATAGGCAGGGAAAATGGTGGGTTTTGggcgagggaggggggagagctcGGACTGGGGGCCCCCTAGAGGGCGTAGGGAGCCTCTCAGGTGGGAAAACGAAAATTTGAAGAGCCTTTACATCCGGGGCTGGAAGTCTTGAGAGGTGCTTAGTAGGGCCTCTGTCCTCGGTGCTGATCAGTCCACCCAGAAAATAGTCCCTTCTCTCTTTTGTCTCGTAGGAGCAATGGCGTCCAAAGAGGAACAAGCAGTAAAAAATCTCAACATGGAAAATACCCAACAGGAAAACGAAGGGGGGGACCAGGCCCCTTTGCAGCATGGAGAGGAATCACGCGATTTGGGAGGGGGTAGAGGCCAGAAGCCTGGAGGAAATGTCAGGCTGGGACGTGTTAGACGACTTGTCCCTAATTTTCGATGGGCCATACCCAGCAGGCATATTGATCACAGTGAAGTGGGGGATGATGTAGAAAAGCACGCAGGGCAGATGATGGAAATCAGGAGGAAGACTAAGAAGCAGCAAATGAGGCATCATGTGCGCTACCAAACTCCGGAACCTGACAATCATTATGAGTTTTGCCTTATACCTTGAATCCTAAGATTTTTCCCTGAGGTCAGTAATGTGGCCTCTGCTCTACATGCTTGTAGTTTTTGTGATTTACTTTTTCTGTAAACCTTTTGGTGTTTCCACTTACCAGTTTCTAATTGAATATTGCTTTGTCTCTGTAAAACTGTCTGTCAGCAGGGCAATTTCATCCAGTTAaggaaaaattattcttttcataATATGAAATTAATAAAGCAGTTTAAAAAGCAATCTTCCTGTGACACAccagtgtttattttttgttaatgtTACCTTTCCTCTCCTAGCTCCCTGGACTCAAAATCTCAGTTGTCTTTGACTATTTTTTCTTGTCCTCAACCAACCAGGAAGGATCGTATTCATAATTAAGTATCTGATATTTTAAGAATGTATGTTGTACTGGTTTTCAAGGAGTGTGAGTCCACCATCTGCATAAAAATACCTTGGTGGGGGAGCTTTTTGAGAATGTAGGACCTCTGGCTCCTATCTTCCAGACCCACAGAGTTGGATTCCAAAATCTCCATTTATTAGTAAGCTCTCCGGGTAATTCTAGTGTACACTGAAGTCTGAGGCCagtattgtgtgtatgtatgttggatatctgtgtacatatgtgtgtatcattgtgtgtatgtatattccaTGAACGTATGTGTGTTTCGTGTCATTAAGTGTAAACAAAGTAAGTGGAATAACATAGGATGAATACTTCCTGAATTCAATgggcaaaaacattaaaaaagtacAAGACCCTAAAATAGACTGATTATAAGAGTGGTAGGGACAGTGGCAGATGAGGGTACTGGAGTTCAGAGATGCTAAGTACCAAGGTTACCCTCTGCTGTACATCTTGGTGGGGGGGGGTCTGATCTGGGACATTTTCTATAGGACTTTGTCATCTGGAGGTGGAGAATATTTGACTTTTGTAACTGATAACAAGCTGAGGAAGATCAAACTCAGCAAGACTGAGGCTGTTGTTCTATATTTTGCTTTTCAGTGTTTCCAGTGTAGACACTTTGAAAAAgtgtagacattttaatttttagaatagagcagaaagaaatcttaaagattcTTCAATCCAGTGTTCTTCAAAGTGAGAATTGCCATCTATTACAACTCTTGAAATCAGTTTTGTGGGTCacaagcaatttttttaaaagaatagaccAAAAAACATCAGAGTTCATCACCCATGAGTAGTGTtaagaattattttgagaaacTTGTTTTAGTTTTACATGTAAGAAATATTGTCACCTTATAAGATGTATTTCTAACTGTAGGTCACAGGGtaaaaaaatgaagtcattttATCAGTCCAaacttcatttcacagatgaggaaactaggtaGGAAAGtgatttttccaaggtcacacagccagtgagtagTAGAGCTGGGACCACAGTTTCCAGTTCAGGGTGATTGTCTCCTCACCGCAGTACCTTCATAAGACATGACTTGGAAATTTTTGCAGTGTGTGCTGATTGCCAGTGGTGTGTATGGACAAACTTGCACAACTTATACAAAATCACTGTTTATTTGATGTTCACACTTTAGTCATCAGAGTCCCTGCATGTTCAATTGAGAAACATATTTAAGGAGGACTCTGACCCTTAATATTTTGGGGCTGGAATGATCTTTCATTTTCTGTCTAGAGGAAGGGAGAGTCTGATCTGAAAATGCACGGTGGTGAACTCATAGGCACTTCATAAAGGCTAGCTGATGGAGTGATGTTCATAAATGGCTTTTTGGTCCCTCAGAAAATCAATACTGTGCCTTCTACCCCAATCCTAGATTTCCCAAGGcagcctcaatttttaaaaaatatgggaaTGAGATCAGAACTTGACTGGTCAAAGGAAAGCAAGGAAGCCTCACCAGGGTTTTTGGGGATGGTGGGGGATGAGAACAGACTTTCTGGAAGAAGTAAGGGTCAATATTTTGGTTCAGAGTATGGTTTTTTGAAGAACTGAAATCCCCTCCCATTGGTGTTTCTGAAGGAGCGGGATGATGAGGTCAGAACTTTCTGGAAGTGATAAAGTTCAAGGAATAAGGTCACAATGTGATTGTGGAAAGAGAATCAAATTAACATCCCTCTCCTGGGAGTTCCTCTTATGGTAGGGGATGAGTACAGAATTTTCTAGAAGCAGTAACGTTCAGGTACCATGATCAAAACATGATTGCTTAAAGTCAACTGAAGGAAGTGCCCTTTCCTGGATGTTTCTGTAAGGGTGGAGTGAGGCCAGAACTTTCCGGAAAAAAGTAAAAGTCAGGGAGCCAAGTCAGAAGGTGATTGAAGGAGAACTGAGTACCTCATGAATGCTTCCATTAATTTATATATCCCATAGGAAAGTCTGTTTTTCCTGATCTTGGTGAACAGTACAATCTGACTTTCTAAGGTGATGATGGAGAGATGTCAGTGGGAGTGTCCTAAAGAAGCCtgcaaggaaataaaatgaatctcttatgaaaacaaaagaaaagtgagTCAACCAGGAACAACAAAAGGGACTAACACATTCATCCCTATCAGTTGTTTATACTTTCATGTTGGTAAATTTTTAGTATCTTGAggaaaatatgtatgtttttacAGATTTTCACGGAAGGATTGGGATAGAAGTCTAGTAAAtaaggagaaaaagaggagatCTCTGAGGAGGGTCAACCTTTCAGCAGCATATGCTATTTTCTTCAAATTacagaaaatggaaatatcacTGAGGGAGTATTTAAAAAGACgagcaaggaaaaaaatgaacttacaatgaaaaaagcaaaaacaagtaaatcAAATATCATGAGAATAAACAACAAGACAGGTTATCACTCTCAGCCTTTTCAGTTAGTACCTACAAGTGAGTAATTAATTTAGCTTTATTAATGTACaattacacaacattgtgaatcatctatacttcaattttttttaaatgtacaattaaaGTTTTAGAAGTACCTAAAGTATTCAATttgatctgttttacatatatttaggCCTATGAAACCATGATCATAATCAAAATAGCAAACACTTCCATCATCTCCCAAAATCTCTTTCATCCCATGTGTAATCCCTCCCTCCTTACACCCCCAACCCCACTCAACCTCTGAGCTGTTTTTTGTcactatagttttcattttatagtatttttaaatataaaatgaatcatagagcacatgctcttttatttttgtctggctTCATTCATTAAACATAACTATTTTACATGAAATAATAGCATATTCCTTTCTATTGGTGAGTGGTATTACATGGTATGGTGaatgcttatccattcatctgttaatggacatttaggtacattccaatttttggctattacaaataaagctgataTGAACATGCACATACAAATTTTCGTGTAGAcgtatgttttaattttcttgggtaaatacctaggaatggaatggctATGTTGTATGGAAATTGTaagtttcatttttaagaaactgccaaactgtttttccaagGAGgtttcaccattttacatttctatcagTAGAGTATTGGAGTTCTAATTTCTCCTCATTCTCACCAATACTTAGTATGGTCATGATTtttttgtcaatattttaaaattttaaccattctaaagagtgtgtagtagtatcttgtggtttgcattttcatttctctggtgaCTAATGATGCACAGCATATTTTCATGTAGTCATTAGTCATTCATATATCTTCCTTTGTGAAAtaatttgttcaaatattttgctcattttttaatctgattATTTGACCTCATTACTGAGTTgcaagagttctttataaattctacAATCAATTTCTTTTATACATATGTTGTGAATTCTTCTCTCAGTcttggcttgccttttcatttacttaatgGTTTCTTTCAAAgaacaagttttaaatttttatgaagtctagttaatccactttttcttttataattgtgTTCTATTTAAGAAATGTGCTGCCTAATTCAAGGTTATGaggattttctcctatattttcttctaacagttttatagttttaggcttTTCATTTTGGTCAATGAACTATTTCAAGATAATCTTTGTGTACAGTGTGAAGTAAATTCTGGTGTTTGTTTTGTTCCATATTGATATCCAATTAATACAaagccatttattgaaaagaacttcctttcttcattgtatagcctttgtacctttgtcaaaaatcaagtgCTCATGTatgtgtaggtctatttctgtactctctattttgttccattggtctacatGTCTATCTCTTCACCAAtatcaaactgtcttgattactgtagccttattGTAAGTCTTGAAATTAGGGAAAGTTCTGCAACTTTGTTCTTTATTAAAATTACTTTGGATATTCTGGAtcctttgaatttttatataaattttagaatcagccagttatctatttatttaagcCTGCagaaatttttattgggattgcttTGAAGCTGTAGATTAACTTAATGATAATAACTATATTAACAGAGTCTTTAAACGTATGAACATGGTATACACTTCCATTTACTCAGATCTTATTaaattctctcagcaatgttttgcagTTGTCATTGTGGGGGTCTTGGACATATTTtgctagatttattcctaggtattttatgtttttgttgctactttaaatgggattttaaaaatttagcttcCCAATTGTTTGCTGCTACTGTATaagaatacaattgatttttctaTGTTAACCTTGTATACTATGACATTGCTAcattcgtttattagttctagtagctgaTTGTAGATTTTCTGCAGCTTTCTACTTATGAATTCATATTACCTGCAAATAGTGTTTCTTGTAATGAAAAGCACAAAAGCAAGTCCTGCCAAGTTTTTCCTCTGtaaatttctatttctccatttccatGCTCTATTTCTGAAAAGTGAGTCACCTAGTCCAGCTCATATTCAGTAGAAGGGGAATTAAGCTTCACCTCTTGGAGGAAgaagtatcaaagaatttgtgggtatatgtttaaaaataaacagccataattattaattaaaatttggaGGTAAGGTACTTTGAAgctatgcaaatatcctgtttttCCTTAAAGTTTTACCCATTAAGCTTAACATTTATCAGTGAATCTTACCTGCAGCAAATTACTACTTTGGTGttctaatggtgattttctatgTCCTTCATATCATCTACATTTATTACTGGGAATTATTCTGTAAGTAAGTTCTACcttattagtttatttatttatttaatccttaattTATATCAGTTTGGATGTTGTTATTCATTGGGATATAATCAAATaacatctttttttctcaaattgaTCCAGTTTTGTCCTTCAGAAGCTCTTTGGTGTTGGTTCATGTCCCTTTGACATGTCCAATGTGTTAGGCAGAACTTTAAAGATATTCCGCTCAAGATTCCTGTCCTTTGGTTATTCAATAAAACACTAATCTCAGTACTGCTGTAAGGGGATTTTTATCAGATGTAATTTAATActcaatcagttgactttaagattgagagattatcctggattatcctgaTCTGTTGAATAAAATCACAGGAACTGATAAAGCATAGAACCTTCTCCAGCTGGTGGCAGAAGAGtaaggcagaaaagaaagaagaagaggaagtcagGGACATTCAAAGCCAGAGATGGATTCAGTTTGTCATTGCTGGCTTTGTAAATGGAGGTGGCCAAGAGCCAAGGAATGTAGGGAGTCTCTAGAACCTGAAAAAAACcctcagccaacagccagcaaggaaacagggacctcagtcctacaagtGCATGAACTGAATTCAGCCAACAACCTAAATGAGCCTGGCAGCAGGTTCTTTCTCAGAGCCTTCAGATAAGAGCCCAAGcttgttgacaccttgatttcagcattTTGAGACCTTAAGCAAGGAATCCAGCTGAGCCCACCTGGActtctgttttaagccactacttTCATGgttatttgttatacagcaaaagagAACTAACACATTTGCATATTCTTTATAAagcacttctttactttctaGTACTACCAGATGTTCTAGGttcatcttgtactttccctgtcctgaccctaggatCAACTAATTTTTCTCCAAGGAGTCATGGTTCCTTTTATtagaaaatggtatttagaaaccaagatctacaCCTTATGTGTGTTCATTGTTAGTGGGGCAGCATTGTGTCTCGGCCCTCTCAGTGGACAGAACTAGTAAACATATGTATCTATACTATTctatgtatgtgcacacacacacacacacacacacacacacacacacacacacacgagttcaTATTGATATCTCTGACACTAAATCCTTTCTTCTTTGCAACTTCTTTCTCTGATGTGAGAAACTTGGCTCCCACTATCTACAACATATTAACTTCTTTGTTTAACCTTCATACACATGCAATGTATGGCTATACATGTAATGAATTGCTATACCATACTCTGAGAAAAACGGATATACCAACTAGGGTTCAGGTCATTTTGTCTTGCTTTGCAGTACCCAGTCAAAACATCGTTTTCTGAAGTTGCTTAGGTCAGTTCCATTATTTCCCACCCACTTCAGTGAAGTGATCTCATACattttgctatggtctgaatgtttgtgtcccccccaaagctcatatgttgaaattctaatgcccaatgtgattgTATTAGGAGGTGCTCAGTCATGAAGGCAGAATTTTCATGGAtgaaattagtgcccttataaaagagaccccagagagctccctagtcccttccaccatgtgaggacaccgTGAGAAATTGGCAATCTACAACCCAGAAAATGGCCTTCATCAGAacttgaccatgctggcaccttgatcttggacttccagcctccagaactgtgagaaataaatttctgttgtttataagctacccaatcTGTGGTGTTTTATTATAgaagcccaaatggactaagacacattTGTAATTCAGTTAGATGCATTTTTTTACAGTCTGTACTCCTTCTTGGATTCCCCTGATATTCTAGTTGACTTCTAAAATTTCCATGTATAagggtttctcaactttggcactattgacattttggactggatCATTCTTTGTTTGGAtggttgtcctgtgcattgttGGATGTTTATCA contains the following coding sequences:
- the BEX4 gene encoding protein BEX4 isoform X1, which encodes MPPAAWRLATENGLRVEVSRRRTCSKNREEQETARIGPGAMASKEEQAVKNLNMENTQQENEGGDQAPLQHGEESRDLGGGRGQKPGGNVRLGRVRRLVPNFRWAIPSRHIDHSEVGDDVEKHAGQMMEIRRKTKKQQMRHHVRYQTPEPDNHYEFCLIP
- the BEX4 gene encoding protein BEX4 isoform X2, whose product is MASKEEQAVKNLNMENTQQENEGGDQAPLQHGEESRDLGGGRGQKPGGNVRLGRVRRLVPNFRWAIPSRHIDHSEVGDDVEKHAGQMMEIRRKTKKQQMRHHVRYQTPEPDNHYEFCLIP